The sequence AGCAGCGGGATTTTCTTTTTGAATATTAGTGATGACTTGATCTAAGGTATCATCGACTATCTTCTGCAGATCAGCGTCGATGGTCAGTTGCACGGTTTTTCCGGCTTGGGCAGGATGGAGTATTTGTTTAGAAACAGGGCGGGCATTGTTATCCACTTCTACCTGTTGTATCCCTTCCTTGCCCCGCAGCCAAAAATCATAGGATTTTTCTACCCCCATCTTACCGACCATATCTCCCTGGGCATATTCAAATCCCGCCGCTTGGGCATCGGGATTTTTATTAAATTGGGTTATTTCCGGATCGGAGATTTCTCGGACATAGCCTAAGAGCTGGCCTAATAAGGTAGCTTGCGGGTAATCCCGAACAGGAATAGCATCCACACTTACGCCGGGGAGTTCCTCCTGGTGTTCCGCAATGACGGCCTGAAGTTCGGGGACAACCTCATCAAGGATGATAACCGGGCGATAACGTTCCCATTGGTGATTCTGAATATTAGCCAGAATATCTTCAGTGATGGACTCGACGCTTTGATTGGCATTGGGCCAATAGGGTTTAATATACTCGGCTAATTTTCTGACCACATCTATCCAATTACTGCTCTTAGCTTGTTGTAAATCCATCCAATCCAAGTGAAGAACGAACTGCGGAACACTGGTTACCAGAAGGGTTCCGTTTCTATCCACAATATCTCCCCGGGTAGGAGGTACCTTAACCAGCTTCATAACATTGCCCTTGGCCATAGCTGTATAATAGGAACCTTGGGCGATTTGCAGCCGCCAGAGGTTAAAGCCGAGAATTAAGAAAACAAGAATAACCACTGCGCCTAGACTCCAGAGACGATACATGTAGGGTTTGCGTTCTTTGTCATCCATTCGTTTGGCTCCTTTCTCGATTTCGGGAGAAGGTTGGGGGGACTTTTCTGGGTCCAATTTTGGATACTATTTGGGGTCCTTTTCTGGGGAGGGATCGCGTCACACTTGCTCTGCCATGCGGTCATCGTACCAAACTAGGGCTTTAATCCGTTATGCATGAGAGCAGGGTTCCCGGCCAAAGCGGCGTCCCTGTCGCATGGCCGGCGGGAAACGTCCTGTTTCCCGCCCTGCTTGATGCAAGCGGATTAAAGCCGAGTTTGGCTACGATTCCCGCATAGGCGTCGCGTCGTGTGATCGCGACCCTCTCTGGGTTTGGGGGACGAAGGGGAACGAAACCTGGGAACGGGGGTACGAGAAGCTTTCCCTGCATACTCCCATATACGCCTTTACATCAAAGAGGGTAAACAGCCTCGATAGCAAGGGGACGGTCCTCTTACCTCCCACCGCTTCCTCTCATAAACGCCTTTGCTTCAAAGACGCAAACAGCCTCTAAGATATCGTCCAAGCTCTCGTCATTCTGAGCCCCCGTCGTTCCAAGCCTTAGTCGTTCTAAGCCACCGTCGACCCCCTACCTAAGCCAGAGGAAGTTTCTTAGCTTAAGGAGCACTTTAGTGGAATCGCGTCAATGAGCGCAGGCGATAAGGCGTGAAGAAACGCAACGGTTCACATGCAGAAAAGCCCGGAGGTTTTGCGTTTTAGCCTTAGCGGCAAGTGAATAGCACGATAGTGTCCGGTGGACACTATCGCCGGAGGCGCAGCGCCATAGAGGAATACTTTCGCGCCGTAGGAGTGTGCGACTGGGCTAAGAAAGTTCCTCACTAACGTTCATATCTCGGGCGATACCTTAACCAGCCCCTTACAAAGGACTGATGAATCCAAGGGTAAGTTAAGGGTACTAAGATGGCGTTATATAAGGAGACTCCTATGACCAGTCGGCCCAGGTCCGCCAGAGACCAATGGAGTCCGGCACCTAAGCTTAAAAAAGCCACTAAGATCTGCCCCACTGCGGTGACGATAAACACCATGAAGGTAGTCAAAGGAAAGTTTTCTCTATACCAACGTTCGGCCAGCCAATAGCTTAAAAAGGCGACCACCGTAAGGGTCAGAGTGTACATTCCGATGTAACGGCCTAAATATAGGTCTTCTAACAAGCCCGCAGCCACACCCCAGATTAAACCTGAGTGAAGTCTATGATGCATGGCTATATAGATGGTTAAAAGCATGAGTAAATCAGGCTTGATCCCTGACCAAGACCAAAAGTGAAAGAGTGTGCCCGGTAAAATCAGGCTTAATAAGAACATTACCGCGATCAAAATATAACGCACTATTATTCACCACCCATTTTTACGATGTAAACCTCTTCAAGAGAGTCAAAATTGACCAGTGGTTGAATATAGGCCGTCTTCAATAAACCTGAAGGATCTAATTGGATTTCCTTAACCTGCCCCACGGGAACGTCTTTAGGGTAAACCCCTCCCAGCCCGGAGGTCAGTACTAAGTCTCCAGCATTAACACTATCATCTCTGCGAAAAAGCATTTGTAGATTACCTTGTGAGGTCAGGCGAGAGCCTCGTGTATAGTTCCCTTGTACGATTCCAAAGGTACCGGTACCGGTGCTGCCCCCTACCTTGGCGCTGACTTGCCCTTCCCCATCGAGGATCAATAAGACTTCCGAGGTGGTTGGGGTAACGGATACGATTTTCCCCACAATTCCCAAATCCCCAATAACCGGGCAATTAATGGCCACCCCATCTTGAGTGCCGCGATTTAAGGTTAAAGTACGATACCAGGTTGTTGGATTACGGTTAATGACACTGGCTCCAACCTTTTCAAATTTATCCAGGGTCGGACTGCGAAATTGACCTTGGTCCAGCTCGTTATAACGCATCCCGGCCAAGATTTCTGTTTTCAGCTTAAGGTTATCTCCGGTCAACTGGTCAACCTTCTTAAGGAGTTCCTCATTTTCTTTGGCGACTTCCTCAAAGTCCCAGATTGCCCTGGTATTATCTCTTATTGCATTCCCTATTTGGAGAATAGGGGATTCTAAGGGACTAAAAACTCGCTGCATAACTCCCCCAACAGGATTAGGGAAATTGCTCCCCAACCCTGTGAAGCGGATTGCTATCAATACCCCCAACAAGAGAAAGAAAACGAGAACCGCAATTCCCGTTACATTTACTCTTTTCCTCACCATAATTCCTCCCCGCTTTTTTTAGCTCTTTTGCGAGGCGGCGATTCTACGAAGGATTTCAGCATGTTCTAAGACATTTCCTGTGCCAATAGCGACACAGGACAAAGGATCCTCCGCTATGTGGACAGCAATACCCGTTTCTTCTGAGATTAGTCGATCGAGATTACGTAATAATGACCCACCGCCTGCCATCATTATGCCCCGATCCATGATGTCGGATGATAATTCTGGTGGAGTCTTTTCTAAACAGGATTTCACGGCATCTACGATTGCCATGACCGGCTCCTGAAGAGCTTCCTGAATTTCTTCCGAAGTTACTTCGATGGTTTTTGGAAGTCCTGTCAGCAAATCCCGTCCCCGGACAGTGTACATTCCTTTTTCCGCTTTGTAAGCATAGCCGATTTCGAATTTAAGGGTTTCAGCAGTCCGATAACCGACCATTAAATTATAGCGTCGTTTTATGTGGGCAATGATGGCATCATCCATCTCATCCCCAGCTACACGAATTGAACGGCTGGTTACAATTCCCCCTAAGGAAATTACAGCAACTTCTGTTGTCCCGCCACCAATATCCACGATCATATTTCCTGTCGGTTCACTGACCGGGAGTCCGGCACCGATGGCCGCTGCCATAGGCTCTTCTAAAATTATGGGATCTTTGGCTCCGGCAGCCATAGCCGCTTCTTTGACTGCCCGTTCTTCCACAGGAGTGACTCCCGAGGGTACGCAGATAACCACCCGAGGGCGGATAAAGGGATGCTCCGTTCCTAAAGCTCTGCTGATAAAATACTTGAGCATTTTTTGAGTTACGTTAAAATCAGAGATAACTCCATCTTTTAAGGGGCGAATTGCCACGATGTTGCTGGGTGTCCGGCCAATCATTTCCTTGGCACTGTCTCCCACAGCCATGGGGGTCTTCGTGCTTATGTCCATAGCCACTACTGAGGGTTCCCGTACCACAATCCCTCTCCCCTTGGCATGAACTACTGTATTCGCAGTTCCTAAATCTATACCTAAATCCTTGCTAAAAAAATTAAACATGGTGTTATTACTCCCTCCGTATTCGTGGTTCGTAGTTAGTGGTTCGTGGTTCGATATTGAAGCGAACAAAGTTCGCACAGAAATTTAGGCTAGAAAGTCTATTCCGTCCTTCGATTCGTAGAATCGATTCAGAGATCGTACCACGAATATCGAACCACGAACCACGCTATAGGATTCCCCGTTCTTTTAAGCTAATATAGCGATTATCCCCGATAATCACGTGATCTAATACTTCAATTCCAAGTATCTTTCCCCCATCTGCCAAGCGACGGGTTACTTCAATATCTTCTTGACTAGGGGTCGGATCTCCACTGGGGTGATTGTGCAATAAAATAATGGCGTTAGAGTTGCGCCGTATTGCCTCTTTGAAACATTCCCTCGGATGCACCAGGGATGAATTAAGCGATCCTATTGAAACCGAGCTGATCCCCAACACATGATTTTTGGTTGAGAGGGACACTACCCGAAAATGTTCACGATCAAGGTACCTCATTTCTTCCATAACAATATGAGCGACATCTTGAGGAGAGTTGACCACCGGTCTGGACAGTGGGTCCACTGAAACTGAACGACGCCCTAATTCCAGGGCCGCCTTTACTTCTGCGGATTTCGCCCGTCCTAAGCCATGAATTTGTGCTAACTCATGAACCGTCAGTTTTCCCAGACCCGCAAGCCCACCAACACTGGCCAAGATTCGTTCTGCTAAGGTTAAAACATTTTCACCCTTAATACCTGTCCGTAAGAGAATGGCCAGAACTTCATGATTTGATAAGGCCTCAGGCCCTAACTGACAAAGTCGTTCACGGGGTAAAAGCTCCACCGGCAAATCCTTCAAACGCCGATAATCCATCATCCACCTCGCGTGAGGTGATGTTTGTCTGCTCAATCCCCCACGTCTTAAGCTGTTCCGAGAGATATTCCATTGGTAAGCCAATGACGTTTGTCAGGGAACCTTCTATGGAAGTTACGAATTTCCCGGCTTCTCCCTGAATTCCATATGAGCCTGCCTTATCCATCGGTTCTCCACCGGCTATGTAGGCTTTTATTTCATCCACACCAAGTAGGCGAAAATTTACGACAGTTTCAATCACATCAGCAACAAGTTTTCCGGATCCGGAGATTAAGGCTACGCCGGTTAGAACTTTATGAGTACGACCGCTCAATCTTAGGAGCATCTCCTCTGCTTCCAGAGCAGAGCCGGGTTTGCCTAAAATACAGGAATCGAGAACGACCATTGTATCTGCGCCCATTATTACATCCTGCTTGTCCCCTCCAAGCTCCAGCCAATTGGTTAATCCCGCTTTAGCCTTGCGTTCAGCTAAGAGTTTAACCCCTATGAACGGAGAAATGCCTTCTTCCAGTTCTTCTGAGACAGAAGCCTGAACCGTTTCAAAAACGTATCCTCCCTGACCTAGCAATAAAGATCTTCGTGGAGATGAAGAAGCAAGTACGAGCATGTGTTACACCTTCCTTGATAGGATATACCCTCCCATAGCCCCTAAGAGCGTTGCAATCGTAATACTTATGCGACAGCCAAAGGAAAGCGAGAGAAAAAAGAAATCTACGTAGGTGTGTGAAGGTATGTCAATGACAGCAGGCCGTAAAAACGGAGCAAAAAGCCCGTATTTATCCAAGCCAAACCCAACCAAAGTTCCCAGGGCCGCCCCAATCATGATCAGCAAAAGGGCTCTACCAGTCCCTGAGGAATTCCGTCCAACTGCCATTATTTTCTTCCCCCTCCGTTACGTAGCAAGTCTGCATAATTAATCTAGTTTATCTTCTCTTAGCTCATAATAAGTGTAGCATCTTAACATGTACTAAGCAAGTTCGACACGGTTCTTCATTTGGTTTTAGTTTCGCAATTTGGCGGTTGCTTCTCAGGCAAAGGAGAGCGGTTCTTTTAAGTCAGGATACGGTTTTTTGGGCTTGATTTTTGGGGGTTTCGTGAAAGTAAGGAGCGAATTGCCCGTTCACACTCGTTGCGTTTGTTCGCTCTTTGGATGCTGAAGGAATTGCGCCAACCTCTGGGCTGCACAAGATGTGAACCCGGGCGTAATTAGCCCTTCAGCATCGGCATTCGCTTTACCGCAAACTTCACTAAAGTGTTCTCTTGGCAATTGGCTCCTTAATTTCTAGTCTGTGGGGGGCTGAGGATGGACATTAGGGCGTGCGGAGCAGGTCTGGGGGGGGGCCTAACGACTGTAAGCGATTCTTCTAAGTCAGGGAAACGGTTCTTGGGGCTGGATTTTGGGGTTTTTGTGAAATTAAGGAGCAAATTGCCCGTTCACACTCGTTGCGTTTCCTCGCTCTTTGGATGCTGAAGGAATTGCGCCAACCTCTGGGCTGCGCAAGATGTGAACCCGGGCGCAATTAGCCCTTCAGCATCGGCATTCGCTTTATCGCAAACTTCACTAAAGTGTTCTCTTGGCAATTGGCTCCTTAATTTCTGGTCTGTGGGGGCCGAGGATGGACATTAGGGCGTGTGAAGCTGGTCGGAGGGGTCATTCTACTGAGGCGGTTAGTTTTAAGCCAAGGAAGGGCGGTTTTTCTCAGTCAGAGAGGGGTTCTTAAGGCTCGATTATAGGGTATTTGTTTTATTTTTGTCCCTAATTTCAAAAATCTTAGCAAATCCCCATCTATACGGATGATATATAATATAAGAAAACGCTAAGGCCCACATGCTATACTTCGATCTTACAGAAAGATCGGTAAGAAAATAAAAATACAAGCCACTCAAATATATGGTAGCTGATGTAACTAACTTAGCAATCAATTTGGCCTTTAGATACGATGGCTTACTATTAATGCTATAGGATAATGAAAACGTTGGTTTTAGTTTTTGAACTACTGTTTGAACTACTGCAGCTAATAAAAAGATAGTCGCTATCATAAATATAGTTTTTATAGTATTCAAATTGTCAAACCTAATGCTTTCCTCTAAAGACATTATATCCCACCTCCTCCACCTATCTTATCATCGAATAAACAATTATTAAAACAACAACTAAGAAGAGGAATGTGCAATGATAAACCTTTACGATCCCTTTCGCGTGTCTTAATTTGAAGTTGGTTAAGACAGTGGAGGATTCTTTCATTGATATTTAGGGGTTGGTGAAAGCAAGGAGAGTGAAACATGGTATTACCCAAAATATCAAAAACCCTTATTTTTATTATAATAGGTATCTTCTTAAGTATTAGTTTTTTCTTCTTAGGAACCCCTTGGGGATATCTAGAATATAAAATCAAATTTCAAGAGTACCTGAAGGATAAGTATAAGAAAGAGTTCATTATTAAGAAGATATCTTATACTTTTATACATGGAGGACTCTATGACGCAGAAGCTTATGAAATAAATCAACCCGACATAAGTTTTTATGTCGGGCAAGATTACAGAACGAAAGCTATTGAAGATGGTTATTATTATACCATGTGGCATTATCAAGCGAATGCAGATTTAGCTCCAATTATAGAAAGTCTCTATCCAGACAGCAAGTATTCCATTGAAGTTTTCTCTAATGCTGATAGATCTATTTTTGAGGGATCTGAAATGCCTAATTACAAAAAGGTTACAACTCTAATCCTAGGGATTTCCTTGGCTAATGTTGAATTCACTGATGAAAATGCCTTAAACGAGGTTGAAAAGGTAAAGTATTTATTAACCACACTTAAAGATCAAAATCTAAAACTTAGTGATTTTGGTTTGCACTATAAAAATAAGGCTATGATTCTGCACTCTCAAGACATTGATTTAATCCATAATGTTAATAATCCGACAAATTATTTGGTTGATTATAGATAAGTTACGTAAGTTACATAAATTTCAAAATCCTTAGATCTAAATTTGGCGGATGATGACAAAGGATATTACTAGTTCATGGGGGCTCATGACGAGCTCAGAGTCGAGTGAGTGAGTGTCCGCGACGCATCCCACCGTTTCCCTGAAGGGGGAACGAACGATACACTCTTACCTCAAACCCCTTCTAAAGCCATAAGAAGACCGCGCCCCAAATCCCCGACCAAAGTCCGCGATCCCAAACCCCCGTCTCCCCCAAGCTTCAGAGGGTCGCCATCACACGCAGCGACGCCTTTGCGCGAGTCGTAGCCAAACTCGGCTTTAATCCGCTTTCATCCAGCAGGGCGGGAAACAGGACGTTTCCCGCCGGCCATGCGACAGGGTCACCTCCCGCCGTCCATGGCTCCGGTGACACTTGGCCATCCATGGCCGGCGGACGTCGCTTTGGCCGGGGACCCTGCTCTCATCCATAACGGATTAAAGCCCTAGTTTGGCACGACGACCGCATGGCCGAGTAAGTGTCACGCGAACCCTCCCTTTACTTCAACAACTCCACCCCGGCAATTCCCGGTCTGGTCATCTCATAAGGGTTTAAGATCAGATCAAGTTCCTCTTTGGTCAAAATACCTCTTTCCAAAACAAGCTCTGCAACCGGCCGACCGTAAAGAAGGGCCTCTTTGGCGACGGTTGAAGCAACTTCATAGCCGACATGAGGGTTAATTGCTGTAACCAAGCCCACACTGTTTTCCACCATCACTCGGCAGCGCTCTTCATTGGCTGTGATTCCTGAAATGCAGCGGTCACGAAAGACCCGAATCACATTACGCAGAATGTCTAAGGATTGGAGGAGATTGAAGACGACGACGGGTTCCATCACATTGAGTTCAAGTTGCCCGGCACCACAGGCTAAGCCGATGGTGAAGTCATTCCCTTGAACCTGAAAGGCTACTTGATTGACCACTTCAGCAATTACCGGATTAACTTTTCCCGGCATGATGGATGAACCAGGCTGCATTGGCGGCAAATTAAGCTCATTAAACCCGGTCCGCGGCCCGGAGGCCATGAGACGCAGATCATTAGCAATTTTCGAAAGGTTGACAGCCAAAGTCCTTAGAGAACCTGAAACCTCCATGAATGCATCTGTGTTCTGAGTAGCATCCACCAGATCTTCAGCAAGCCGCAAAGGCAAACCCGTCCATTCTTGCATCAGCTCCGTCACTTTTTCAATATATCGAGGATCCGCATTTAAGCCGGTGCCAACAGCTGTAGCTCCCATGTTTATAACTTCCAAAGATTTAATGGCTGCTTTAATTCTATTAAGATCTCTGCCCAACATATGGGAATATGCTCCAAACTCTTGGCCTAAACGAATAGGGACAGCATCTTGGAGATGGGTTCTTCCCATCTTAATGACACCGTCAAATTCTTGAGCCTTATCTTCAAAAGTCTGACGCAATTCGTCCAAGACCGTAAGCAAATCATGAGCTACATTCAAACAAGCGATGCGGATTGTGGTGGGGAAGACATCATTCGTACTTTGGGCCATATTCACATGAGTGTTGGGGTGGACTCTAAAATACTCGCCCTTTTGACCGCCAATAATTTCAATAGCGCGATTCGC comes from Desulfosporosinus meridiei DSM 13257 and encodes:
- the mreD gene encoding rod shape-determining protein MreD; amino-acid sequence: MRYILIAVMFLLSLILPGTLFHFWSWSGIKPDLLMLLTIYIAMHHRLHSGLIWGVAAGLLEDLYLGRYIGMYTLTLTVVAFLSYWLAERWYRENFPLTTFMVFIVTAVGQILVAFLSLGAGLHWSLADLGRLVIGVSLYNAILVPLTYPWIHQSFVRGWLRYRPRYER
- the mreC gene encoding rod shape-determining protein MreC; translation: MVRKRVNVTGIAVLVFFLLLGVLIAIRFTGLGSNFPNPVGGVMQRVFSPLESPILQIGNAIRDNTRAIWDFEEVAKENEELLKKVDQLTGDNLKLKTEILAGMRYNELDQGQFRSPTLDKFEKVGASVINRNPTTWYRTLTLNRGTQDGVAINCPVIGDLGIVGKIVSVTPTTSEVLLILDGEGQVSAKVGGSTGTGTFGIVQGNYTRGSRLTSQGNLQMLFRRDDSVNAGDLVLTSGLGGVYPKDVPVGQVKEIQLDPSGLLKTAYIQPLVNFDSLEEVYIVKMGGE
- a CDS encoding rod shape-determining protein translates to MFNFFSKDLGIDLGTANTVVHAKGRGIVVREPSVVAMDISTKTPMAVGDSAKEMIGRTPSNIVAIRPLKDGVISDFNVTQKMLKYFISRALGTEHPFIRPRVVICVPSGVTPVEERAVKEAAMAAGAKDPIILEEPMAAAIGAGLPVSEPTGNMIVDIGGGTTEVAVISLGGIVTSRSIRVAGDEMDDAIIAHIKRRYNLMVGYRTAETLKFEIGYAYKAEKGMYTVRGRDLLTGLPKTIEVTSEEIQEALQEPVMAIVDAVKSCLEKTPPELSSDIMDRGIMMAGGGSLLRNLDRLISEETGIAVHIAEDPLSCVAIGTGNVLEHAEILRRIAASQKS
- the radC gene encoding RadC family protein, with the translated sequence MDYRRLKDLPVELLPRERLCQLGPEALSNHEVLAILLRTGIKGENVLTLAERILASVGGLAGLGKLTVHELAQIHGLGRAKSAEVKAALELGRRSVSVDPLSRPVVNSPQDVAHIVMEEMRYLDREHFRVVSLSTKNHVLGISSVSIGSLNSSLVHPRECFKEAIRRNSNAIILLHNHPSGDPTPSQEDIEVTRRLADGGKILGIEVLDHVIIGDNRYISLKERGIL
- a CDS encoding Maf family protein gives rise to the protein MLVLASSSPRRSLLLGQGGYVFETVQASVSEELEEGISPFIGVKLLAERKAKAGLTNWLELGGDKQDVIMGADTMVVLDSCILGKPGSALEAEEMLLRLSGRTHKVLTGVALISGSGKLVADVIETVVNFRLLGVDEIKAYIAGGEPMDKAGSYGIQGEAGKFVTSIEGSLTNVIGLPMEYLSEQLKTWGIEQTNITSREVDDGLSAFEGFAGGAFTP
- a CDS encoding DUF4321 domain-containing protein, producing the protein MAVGRNSSGTGRALLLIMIGAALGTLVGFGLDKYGLFAPFLRPAVIDIPSHTYVDFFFLSLSFGCRISITIATLLGAMGGYILSRKV
- the aspA gene encoding aspartate ammonia-lyase, with product MRQEKDLIGVHDVPDDVYYGIQTLRAKENFPITGYHPHRELIRAIGMVKGAAAEANMHIGALSPTIGNAIIAASKELVGGRLQEQFVVDVIQGGAGTSFNMNANEVIANRAIEIIGGQKGEYFRVHPNTHVNMAQSTNDVFPTTIRIACLNVAHDLLTVLDELRQTFEDKAQEFDGVIKMGRTHLQDAVPIRLGQEFGAYSHMLGRDLNRIKAAIKSLEVINMGATAVGTGLNADPRYIEKVTELMQEWTGLPLRLAEDLVDATQNTDAFMEVSGSLRTLAVNLSKIANDLRLMASGPRTGFNELNLPPMQPGSSIMPGKVNPVIAEVVNQVAFQVQGNDFTIGLACGAGQLELNVMEPVVVFNLLQSLDILRNVIRVFRDRCISGITANEERCRVMVENSVGLVTAINPHVGYEVASTVAKEALLYGRPVAELVLERGILTKEELDLILNPYEMTRPGIAGVELLK